In one Cytophagia bacterium CHB2 genomic region, the following are encoded:
- a CDS encoding YdcF family protein translates to MTPSHKRNKILAIFFLGFVVFTSRESILLGVGNFLIAGDELQRADLIHVLGGDVERIDYGITLYQQDYGGKILFTGGRVEIPLADVTYSHLAREYAQARGIPSESILPFESKATSTFEEVLELHHVLASDTSLQTLLIVSSPFHLRRARWIFEKALPPRVQLRFVPVPFERSRHKQRWWTAELSLQAVVNEYLKIPFYFLKY, encoded by the coding sequence ATGACGCCGTCACATAAGCGGAATAAAATACTTGCCATTTTCTTTCTGGGGTTTGTCGTATTCACCTCACGCGAATCGATTTTGCTCGGTGTGGGGAATTTCCTGATTGCAGGAGATGAATTGCAGCGGGCAGATCTCATTCACGTGCTTGGCGGCGATGTCGAGCGCATTGATTACGGGATTACGTTGTACCAACAGGATTATGGGGGGAAAATCCTGTTTACCGGCGGGCGCGTCGAGATTCCGCTGGCCGATGTAACATACTCACATTTGGCGCGGGAATATGCCCAAGCCCGGGGGATACCTTCTGAGAGTATCCTGCCCTTTGAATCCAAAGCCACCAGTACATTCGAAGAAGTTTTGGAACTGCACCACGTTTTGGCAAGCGACACCTCGCTTCAAACACTGCTAATTGTGAGCAGCCCTTTTCATCTGCGCCGCGCGCGCTGGATTTTTGAAAAGGCCCTGCCGCCTCGCGTGCAACTGCGTTTTGTGCCGGTGCCGTTTGAGCGCTCCCGGCATAAGCAACGCTGGTGGACGGCTGAACTATCTTTGCAGGCAGTGGTGAATGAGTATCTCAAGATTCCGTTTTATTTTCTGAAGTATTGA
- a CDS encoding YdcF family protein translates to MFHPLCCFHPLGKYFCKRRAHLIVCIFLFAIFFLLFRLLPPFRETTLLALGNFLIVHDDLKPAELIHVLGGGDVGRVDHGVALYQQGLGKKMFFTGGRVEPRGMSNLPDSFLSGDYAELQGVSPEDILLRGDAAANTYEEAVTLRDLLDKENAIHSVIIVSTPYHLQRARWIFNKVAGNRVHLQYAPVPFAISQYKQRWWEDKLSRTMVKHEYLKLLFYFLKY, encoded by the coding sequence ATTTTTCATCCATTGTGTTGTTTCCATCCGTTGGGAAAATATTTTTGTAAACGGCGCGCTCACCTCATCGTTTGCATTTTTCTGTTTGCCATTTTCTTTTTGCTTTTTCGGCTTTTACCGCCTTTTCGCGAAACTACCCTGCTTGCTCTGGGAAACTTCTTAATCGTTCATGATGATCTTAAACCGGCTGAACTCATTCACGTGCTCGGCGGCGGCGACGTTGGCCGCGTCGATCACGGCGTCGCGTTATACCAACAAGGCTTGGGCAAAAAGATGTTCTTCACCGGCGGCCGGGTGGAGCCGCGCGGCATGTCTAATCTTCCCGATTCGTTCTTATCGGGAGATTATGCCGAGCTGCAAGGCGTAAGCCCCGAAGATATTCTGTTGCGTGGGGATGCCGCGGCAAATACGTATGAAGAAGCCGTGACCCTGCGAGATTTATTGGATAAAGAAAATGCCATTCATTCCGTCATTATCGTCAGCACGCCCTATCACTTGCAGCGCGCCCGTTGGATTTTCAACAAAGTGGCAGGCAATCGTGTTCACTTGCAGTATGCGCCCGTCCCTTTCGCCATTTCTCAATACAAGCAACGCTGGTGGGAGGACAAGCTCTCGCGCACGATGGTCAAACATGAATATCTCAAGCTCCTGTTTTACTTTTTGAAATACTGA
- the gmd gene encoding GDP-mannose 4,6-dehydratase, translating to MKRALITGITGQDGSYLAELLLSKDYEVHGIIRRSSSFNTGRIEHLYIDPHAENARIFLHYGDLADSVQLVKLLYDLQPDEIYNIGAQSHVRVSFDIPEYTADIAGLGTLRILEAIRESGVKCRFYQASSSEMFGKVAEVPQKETTPFHPRSPYGCAKVFAYWATVNYREGYRLFATNGILFNHESPRRGETFVTRKITRAVARIKLGLQDKLFMGNLDARRDWGYAPEYVEAMWLMLQHEIPDDFVIATGETHSIREFLQEAFAYLDMDWREFVEIDARYFRPAEVDLLIGNAAKARELLGWEPRVRFKELVRIMVDADLQDLQRQSQGMHLKREASKEAAHAVLVR from the coding sequence ATGAAACGCGCACTCATTACCGGCATCACCGGCCAAGACGGTTCTTATCTTGCAGAACTGCTCCTGTCCAAAGACTATGAAGTTCACGGCATCATCCGCCGTTCGAGCAGTTTCAACACCGGGCGCATCGAGCATCTCTATATCGACCCGCATGCTGAAAATGCCCGCATCTTTTTGCACTATGGCGATCTGGCGGATTCGGTGCAGCTCGTCAAGCTGCTCTATGACTTGCAGCCGGATGAGATTTACAACATCGGCGCGCAGAGCCACGTGCGCGTGAGCTTCGACATTCCGGAGTACACCGCCGACATCGCTGGCCTGGGCACGCTGCGCATTTTGGAAGCGATTCGTGAATCCGGCGTCAAATGCCGTTTCTATCAAGCTTCCAGCAGCGAGATGTTCGGCAAAGTCGCAGAAGTTCCGCAGAAAGAGACCACGCCGTTTCATCCGAGAAGCCCTTATGGCTGTGCTAAAGTTTTCGCTTATTGGGCCACCGTGAATTATCGCGAAGGTTACCGATTGTTTGCCACTAACGGCATTTTGTTCAATCACGAATCTCCACGCCGTGGCGAAACCTTTGTCACGCGCAAGATCACGCGCGCGGTGGCGCGCATCAAACTCGGCCTGCAAGACAAGCTTTTTATGGGAAATCTCGATGCACGCCGCGACTGGGGCTACGCGCCGGAATACGTCGAGGCCATGTGGCTGATGCTGCAGCACGAGATTCCCGACGACTTCGTCATTGCCACCGGCGAGACGCATTCCATTCGCGAATTCTTGCAGGAAGCTTTTGCCTACCTGGACATGGATTGGCGGGAATTTGTGGAGATCGACGCGCGTTATTTTCGCCCGGCCGAAGTTGATTTGTTAATCGGTAACGCCGCGAAAGCGCGCGAGCTGCTGGGCTGGGAGCCGCGTGTCCGCTTCAAAGAATTGGTGCGAATCATGGTTGATGCCGATTTGCAGGATTTGCAGCGGCAAAGCCAGGGTATGCATTTGAAACGCGAAGCCAGCAAAGAAGCCGCCCACGCGGTTCTCGTCCGTTAG
- a CDS encoding GDP-L-fucose synthase yields MSFWLNKHVLVTGGAGFLGSFIVENLQARGCQHIFVPRRKDYDLTQIEAVRRLYREAKPDIVIHLAAVVGGIGANRLNPGKYFYENAIMGLQMMEEARLNNVEKFVATGTICAYPKFTPVPFREEDLWNGYPEETNAPYGLAKKMMLVQSQAYREQYGFNSIFLLPVNLYGPRDNFDLESSHVIPALIRKCLESKETKAEHLVAWGDGSPTREFLYVEDAAEGILLATELYNSSDPVNLGASHEISIKNLVEMIAHLTGYEGQIKWDTTRPNGQPRRALDTGKAEKLFGFKAEMPLEEGLRRTIEWYEQTRVAHRAKRMA; encoded by the coding sequence TTGTCTTTCTGGCTTAACAAACATGTTTTAGTCACCGGTGGCGCCGGCTTTCTTGGTTCCTTCATTGTAGAGAACCTGCAAGCCCGTGGCTGCCAACACATTTTCGTGCCGCGGCGCAAAGATTACGACCTCACCCAAATCGAAGCCGTGCGCCGGTTGTATCGCGAGGCGAAGCCGGATATCGTCATTCACCTCGCCGCCGTGGTCGGCGGCATTGGCGCCAATCGTCTGAATCCCGGCAAATACTTTTATGAGAACGCCATCATGGGCTTGCAGATGATGGAAGAAGCCCGGCTGAACAACGTAGAAAAATTTGTCGCCACCGGCACCATCTGCGCGTATCCCAAATTCACGCCGGTACCGTTTCGTGAGGAAGATTTGTGGAACGGCTATCCCGAAGAGACCAACGCGCCCTATGGTCTCGCCAAAAAAATGATGCTGGTGCAAAGCCAGGCCTATCGCGAGCAATACGGTTTCAATTCGATCTTTCTTCTGCCGGTGAATCTCTACGGCCCGCGTGATAATTTTGATTTGGAATCATCGCATGTGATTCCGGCCTTGATTCGCAAGTGCCTGGAATCCAAAGAAACGAAAGCAGAACATCTCGTTGCCTGGGGCGACGGCTCACCCACCCGCGAGTTTCTTTACGTGGAAGACGCCGCTGAAGGCATTCTCCTGGCGACCGAGCTTTACAACAGCAGCGATCCGGTCAACCTCGGCGCTAGCCATGAAATTTCCATTAAAAATTTGGTCGAAATGATCGCGCACCTCACTGGTTATGAAGGCCAAATCAAATGGGACACCACCCGTCCCAACGGCCAGCCGCGACGAGCGTTAGATACCGGCAAGGCTGAGAAGCTCTTTGGATTCAAAGCGGAGATGCCGCTGGAAGAAGGGTTGCGTAGGACTATTGAGTGGTACGAACAGACTCGCGTGGCGCATAGAGCAAAGCGCATGGCATAA
- a CDS encoding ABC transporter permease, which translates to MVIRPKGHWLELRLDELWQYRDLIMLFVRRDFVAAYKQTILGPLWHLIQPLFTALTFTFIFGNVAGLSTDGLPKFLFYMAGTVAWGYFAKCVTSTSETFVANAGIFGKVYFPRLATPISIIISALISFGIQFGIFLFFMAYFGVRGADLHPNKWILLTPVLLLLMAGLGLGAGIIVSSLTTRYRDLRFLVSFGVQLLMYATPVIYPLSTIPEKYKSLIMANPMTPIIETFRFAFLGAGTVDAMHLLYSAGFTVVVLLAGILLFNKVERTFMDTV; encoded by the coding sequence ATGGTTATCCGGCCCAAAGGCCATTGGCTGGAGCTGCGGCTTGACGAGTTGTGGCAGTACCGCGATCTCATCATGCTCTTCGTCCGCCGGGATTTTGTCGCGGCGTACAAGCAAACCATTCTCGGGCCGCTGTGGCATCTCATTCAGCCCTTGTTCACGGCCCTGACGTTCACGTTCATCTTCGGCAACGTTGCCGGACTCTCCACCGATGGTTTGCCCAAATTTCTGTTCTACATGGCGGGAACCGTGGCGTGGGGCTATTTTGCCAAATGTGTTACCAGTACCTCGGAAACGTTTGTCGCCAATGCCGGCATCTTTGGCAAGGTCTATTTCCCGCGCCTGGCCACGCCGATTTCCATTATCATCTCGGCGCTGATTTCGTTCGGCATTCAGTTCGGCATCTTTTTGTTCTTCATGGCCTACTTCGGCGTGCGCGGCGCGGACCTTCATCCCAACAAGTGGATTCTGCTCACACCGGTGTTGTTGCTGCTCATGGCCGGCCTCGGGCTTGGCGCCGGCATCATCGTGTCCTCGCTCACCACGCGCTATCGCGATCTGCGGTTTCTGGTGTCATTCGGCGTGCAATTGCTAATGTACGCCACGCCGGTGATTTACCCGCTCTCCACCATTCCGGAAAAGTACAAGAGCCTGATCATGGCCAATCCCATGACGCCGATCATCGAGACTTTTCGCTTTGCGTTCCTGGGCGCCGGCACCGTGGATGCGATGCACCTGCTCTACAGTGCGGGTTTTACCGTGGTAGTCTTGCTGGCGGGGATTCTGCTGTTCAACAAAGTCGAGCGGACGTTTATGGATACGGTATGA
- a CDS encoding MBOAT family protein, which yields MLFNSIQYILFLPTVVILYFALPQRYRWTLLLAASCYFYMCWKVEYIFLLAGSIMIDYYVAICMDRTEIKSRRRIYLLISLVSNVGILFTFKYFNFLNDSFRAIFNHFNIFYGVPAFNLLLPVGISFYIFQSLSYSIDVYRGQIKAERHLGIFALYVVYFPQLVAGPIERSTHLLPQFRLKQKFDFHRVYEGLTQILWGFFKKVVIADRLAVYVNEVYNNPGSYAGAPVLLATYFFAFQIYCDFSGYSDIAIGSARILGHDLMTNFKRPYFSKSIAEFWQRWHISLSTWFRDYLYIPLGGNRVGKWRWYYNLLIVFIISGIWHGANWTFFLWGFLHGIYLVSSILTNGIRQKISHLFGFEALPLLQKCMRIFVTFHLVLFSWIFFRANSLGDAFLIIKNIFAIAESSPVLLIDAGFGLIEFSIALFTIMLMLSIHLIERRTTLATLISQKPLWMRWTFNYALILLILNFGMFHNPAEFIYFQF from the coding sequence ATGCTATTTAACTCCATACAATATATATTATTTTTACCAACGGTCGTAATCCTTTATTTCGCATTGCCACAGCGCTATCGCTGGACGTTGCTTCTTGCCGCAAGCTGCTATTTCTACATGTGTTGGAAAGTAGAATACATTTTTTTGCTTGCCGGTTCGATCATGATCGACTATTATGTTGCCATTTGCATGGATCGGACAGAAATAAAATCAAGAAGAAGGATATACTTGCTTATTAGTTTGGTTTCAAATGTCGGTATTTTGTTTACATTTAAATATTTTAACTTTCTCAACGATTCATTCAGGGCGATTTTCAACCACTTCAATATTTTTTATGGCGTTCCTGCATTCAACTTGCTTCTTCCCGTAGGAATTTCCTTTTATATATTCCAATCCTTAAGTTATTCGATTGATGTTTATCGTGGTCAAATAAAGGCTGAAAGGCATCTAGGAATCTTTGCTTTGTATGTAGTGTATTTCCCGCAATTAGTCGCCGGCCCGATTGAAAGATCTACCCATCTGCTTCCCCAATTCCGGCTAAAACAAAAATTCGATTTTCATAGAGTTTATGAAGGTCTGACGCAAATACTCTGGGGGTTTTTCAAAAAAGTGGTTATAGCAGATCGTTTGGCAGTTTATGTCAATGAAGTTTATAACAATCCAGGCAGTTACGCGGGGGCACCTGTACTTTTGGCAACATACTTTTTCGCTTTTCAAATCTATTGTGACTTTTCAGGATATTCTGATATCGCGATCGGTTCAGCTAGAATTCTGGGCCATGACTTGATGACTAATTTTAAACGTCCGTATTTTTCAAAGTCGATCGCTGAATTTTGGCAGCGTTGGCATATTTCCCTATCCACATGGTTTCGGGATTATCTCTACATTCCACTCGGTGGAAACCGAGTCGGCAAATGGCGCTGGTATTACAATTTGCTGATTGTTTTCATCATAAGCGGGATCTGGCACGGTGCTAACTGGACATTCTTCTTATGGGGATTCTTACACGGAATTTATCTTGTTTCTTCAATTTTGACCAATGGAATTCGCCAAAAGATATCACATCTGTTTGGTTTTGAGGCGTTGCCACTGTTGCAAAAGTGCATGAGAATCTTTGTTACATTTCATTTAGTGTTATTTTCCTGGATTTTTTTCAGAGCTAATTCTTTGGGAGACGCCTTTCTTATAATAAAAAACATTTTCGCTATTGCCGAGTCTTCGCCAGTGCTTTTGATCGATGCTGGCTTTGGTCTGATTGAATTCAGCATCGCTCTGTTCACGATCATGCTAATGCTGTCCATCCACCTGATCGAACGCAGGACCACGCTCGCAACTTTGATTTCTCAAAAGCCGCTATGGATGAGATGGACGTTTAATTACGCACTAATTCTTCTGATCCTTAATTTTGGCATGTTTCATAATCCCGCCGAATTTATCTATTTTCAGTTCTAA
- a CDS encoding ATP-binding cassette domain-containing protein, with the protein MSTVIQIEDLSKYYRLGLIGGKTLHDDLNRWWARVRKQPDPLLKIGQEDPATRDEYIWALRDINFEVQQGEIVGIIGRNGAGKSTLLKILSRITAPTSGQVKVKGRIASLLEVGTGFHPELTGRENIYLNGAILGMKKAEIDRKFDEIVAFAEVEKFIDTPVKRYSSGMYVRLAFAVAAHLEPEILIVDEVLAVGDAAFQKKCLGKMGDVAREGRTVLFVSHNMGAITNLCSRAVLIVNGQIIADNNASTIVGKYIGSLSCATDSSYMCQEKPNNRAWIDSASLKSANGKKTDTFLMTEFMIVECLLKIVEKSRFTLSVQIKEMNNSPVCHFPNGDSSYILPSLPGSHRIKVRIPSLNLYPGEYLLQLTLCEFAFGHFEEIHIVESISFHVEQDHSLCRRPLSRHAGLVFSYAEWSD; encoded by the coding sequence ATGTCAACCGTTATACAAATAGAAGACCTTTCCAAATACTACCGCCTTGGGTTGATTGGCGGCAAGACCCTGCACGATGATCTCAACCGCTGGTGGGCGCGGGTGCGGAAACAGCCGGATCCGCTGCTCAAGATCGGCCAGGAAGATCCCGCTACGCGGGACGAATACATCTGGGCGCTGCGGGATATAAACTTTGAAGTGCAGCAAGGCGAAATCGTCGGCATTATCGGTCGCAACGGCGCCGGCAAGAGCACGCTGCTCAAAATTCTCTCCCGCATTACCGCGCCCACTTCGGGACAGGTGAAAGTGAAAGGGCGGATTGCCAGCTTGCTCGAAGTGGGCACCGGCTTTCACCCCGAGCTGACCGGACGCGAAAATATCTACTTGAACGGCGCGATCTTGGGGATGAAGAAAGCGGAGATTGACCGCAAGTTTGACGAGATTGTCGCTTTCGCCGAAGTGGAAAAATTTATTGACACGCCGGTGAAACGCTACTCCAGCGGGATGTATGTGCGCTTGGCGTTTGCAGTGGCCGCACACTTGGAGCCGGAGATTTTGATAGTGGACGAAGTGCTGGCGGTGGGGGATGCGGCGTTTCAGAAGAAGTGTTTGGGAAAGATGGGAGATGTTGCAAGAGAAGGGCGGACGGTGTTGTTTGTGAGTCATAATATGGGGGCAATTACAAATCTATGTTCGCGCGCTGTTCTTATCGTTAATGGACAAATTATCGCAGATAACAATGCGAGCACAATTGTCGGAAAATACATAGGTAGTCTCTCGTGTGCAACGGATTCCTCCTATATGTGTCAGGAAAAGCCAAATAATCGCGCTTGGATCGATTCTGCATCTCTCAAATCTGCGAATGGGAAAAAAACCGACACTTTTTTGATGACTGAGTTCATGATTGTGGAATGTTTACTTAAGATTGTGGAGAAGTCGAGATTCACACTTAGTGTTCAAATCAAAGAAATGAATAATTCGCCAGTATGTCATTTCCCCAATGGAGATTCGTCCTACATTTTGCCTTCTCTTCCTGGATCTCATCGAATTAAAGTACGTATTCCTTCTCTCAATCTTTACCCTGGAGAGTATCTTTTACAACTAACCTTGTGCGAATTTGCATTTGGACATTTTGAAGAAATTCACATTGTGGAAAGTATCAGTTTCCATGTTGAACAAGACCATTCACTATGTCGTCGTCCACTTAGTCGACATGCAGGTTTGGTATTTTCCTATGCTGAATGGTCCGATTGA
- a CDS encoding NAD(P)-dependent oxidoreductase, whose protein sequence is MKILVTGGAGYVGNLLAKALLGAGHVVTIFDNFMFGYDSVLHIVNHPNLHIIKGDIRNDNLAYLHDKDVIFHLAAISGYPACEANPNSAKLINVDATVRISDYLAKDQLLIYASTTSFYGNSGSVSDEKTIVNPVSLYGLTKHQAEQIILQRENAISLRWATVFGVSPRMRAGLLVNDFVQKAVQEGTLVLYSPYSKRTFMHVADSVKGYLFALDHAHQMRGQIYNMGSEKLNFSKREIADAIKQYFSFEIIEANMLDKDVRHFSVSFANARALGFNCEVSLEDGIHEMIKLYRFYTPHSFIKPI, encoded by the coding sequence ATGAAGATTTTAGTAACGGGTGGAGCGGGATATGTGGGAAATTTACTAGCTAAGGCGTTGCTTGGAGCTGGACATGTAGTTACGATCTTCGACAACTTCATGTTTGGTTACGATTCTGTTCTACATATCGTGAATCATCCAAATCTGCATATAATCAAGGGCGATATCCGAAATGACAATCTCGCATACTTGCATGACAAGGATGTTATCTTCCATCTGGCAGCAATCAGTGGGTATCCAGCATGCGAGGCAAATCCTAATTCGGCGAAGTTAATTAATGTTGATGCTACAGTGCGAATTTCTGACTACTTAGCTAAGGATCAATTGCTTATTTATGCTTCAACCACTTCCTTTTACGGGAATAGTGGCTCGGTCAGTGATGAGAAAACAATTGTAAACCCGGTCAGTCTCTATGGGTTAACTAAACATCAAGCCGAACAAATAATATTGCAGAGAGAGAATGCGATTTCCTTGCGGTGGGCAACAGTGTTTGGAGTAAGCCCTCGGATGCGCGCAGGATTGCTAGTGAATGACTTTGTTCAAAAAGCAGTACAAGAAGGAACGTTGGTATTATACTCTCCCTATTCGAAACGTACGTTTATGCATGTTGCTGATTCGGTGAAAGGATACCTTTTTGCTTTGGATCATGCCCATCAGATGCGTGGTCAAATATACAATATGGGCAGTGAAAAGCTAAACTTTTCTAAAAGAGAAATCGCTGATGCTATAAAACAGTATTTTTCTTTTGAAATAATTGAGGCAAACATGTTAGACAAAGATGTTCGACATTTTAGCGTTTCTTTTGCCAATGCGCGTGCGCTTGGTTTCAATTGCGAAGTCTCTTTAGAAGATGGCATTCATGAAATGATCAAATTGTATCGTTTCTATACTCCACATTCCTTCATAAAGCCTATTTGA
- a CDS encoding DegT/DnrJ/EryC1/StrS family aminotransferase yields the protein MKIPQVLPWLDQDEISAVNDTIKANWITEGRLSTEFSLKLNELIGTQYGVFAPNGTLALFLGLLAMGIGPGDEVIVPDCTFIASANAVILTGAKPVFVDVNRLNYQIDVSQCEHLVTPRTRAIMPVHLFGMTANMMEVMQFAERYHLRVIEDAAQAIGVRYKGRHAGTFGDIGCFSFFADKTITTGEGGYVVCKDKGLYERLLLLRNQGRIDRGSFIHPAIGYNFRMTDLQAAIGLVQLAKLDTIIQRKHIILEWYHRELDSIENIQFVTVVPESEYVPFRVVLICRGAHSLMTYLSEHGVQSRTFFFPLHRQPCFEYLGRAQGGMLDLDDELYPNAVFGYENGICLPVFPTLSNEQVDYICSHIKEFYVR from the coding sequence GTGAAGATTCCACAAGTTTTACCATGGCTTGACCAAGATGAGATATCTGCCGTTAATGATACCATTAAAGCGAATTGGATCACAGAGGGCCGATTGTCGACTGAGTTTAGCTTAAAACTCAATGAGTTAATTGGAACACAATATGGTGTATTTGCGCCCAATGGTACTTTAGCGCTCTTCCTGGGGTTGTTAGCTATGGGAATTGGGCCAGGTGACGAGGTCATAGTTCCTGATTGTACTTTTATTGCTTCTGCTAATGCTGTTATTCTGACAGGTGCCAAGCCGGTCTTCGTTGATGTAAATCGCCTCAACTACCAGATTGATGTATCGCAGTGTGAACATTTGGTGACGCCGCGTACACGTGCTATAATGCCAGTGCATTTATTTGGGATGACTGCCAATATGATGGAAGTGATGCAATTTGCCGAACGATATCATCTCCGTGTCATTGAAGATGCTGCACAGGCAATAGGTGTTCGGTACAAGGGGCGACATGCTGGTACGTTTGGCGATATAGGGTGTTTCTCCTTTTTTGCAGACAAAACGATTACAACGGGCGAAGGAGGATATGTCGTGTGTAAGGATAAGGGACTTTATGAAAGATTGCTTCTGCTTAGAAATCAGGGACGTATTGATCGTGGTTCGTTTATCCATCCGGCTATTGGTTACAATTTCCGTATGACCGATTTGCAGGCAGCGATCGGACTAGTGCAATTGGCCAAACTGGATACGATCATTCAACGTAAGCACATTATATTGGAATGGTATCATCGCGAGCTAGATTCCATAGAAAATATACAGTTCGTTACAGTGGTGCCTGAATCCGAGTACGTTCCTTTTCGTGTTGTGCTGATTTGTCGTGGTGCGCACAGCTTGATGACTTACTTGTCAGAGCATGGTGTTCAATCGCGAACGTTTTTTTTCCCATTGCATAGGCAACCGTGTTTTGAATACTTAGGAAGGGCGCAAGGAGGTATGTTGGACTTGGATGACGAGCTTTATCCTAATGCAGTCTTTGGCTATGAAAATGGTATTTGTTTGCCAGTATTTCCTACTTTATCTAATGAACAAGTGGATTATATCTGTTCTCACATAAAGGAATTCTACGTAAGATGA
- a CDS encoding methyltransferase domain-containing protein has protein sequence MMDPLYYDYYDKIYSGKNYRAEVETVLGLFQNSVGKIPKRVLDVGCGTGSHALILAEKGCDVVGIDLDCGVVDIAHRKCSGQTNATPVFLCEDVSKLEAGKFDLTVSLFNVINYIDQMDSLLMFFESIHKHLFDEGVFIFDCWNGLAAILDPPRNKDSRFLVGGEQIDITTRPCVELMNQSVRVDNCVEVTGSDGSKRKFIFSYHQTLWTPWCLKNVLMIAGFEILYVSAWMQPNVIATYNTWKITFVCQKTGKVLSHINNK, from the coding sequence ATGATGGATCCTCTCTACTACGATTATTACGATAAGATATACTCAGGCAAGAACTACCGGGCTGAAGTCGAAACGGTGCTTGGACTTTTTCAAAACAGCGTTGGCAAAATTCCTAAACGAGTTCTTGATGTTGGCTGTGGCACTGGAAGCCATGCTTTAATTCTTGCTGAAAAAGGCTGTGACGTGGTTGGAATTGACCTGGATTGCGGTGTAGTCGATATAGCTCATCGGAAATGCAGTGGCCAGACAAACGCCACGCCTGTATTCTTATGTGAAGACGTAAGCAAACTTGAAGCAGGGAAATTCGATTTGACAGTGTCACTGTTCAATGTTATAAACTACATTGATCAAATGGATAGCCTATTGATGTTTTTTGAATCTATTCATAAGCATCTTTTTGATGAAGGCGTATTCATCTTCGATTGCTGGAACGGCCTGGCTGCCATTTTGGATCCGCCACGTAACAAGGATTCTAGGTTTTTAGTTGGTGGGGAACAGATTGATATTACTACCCGTCCTTGTGTTGAGTTAATGAATCAAAGCGTGAGGGTAGATAATTGTGTTGAAGTGACCGGTTCTGATGGAAGCAAACGTAAATTTATCTTTAGTTACCATCAAACCCTGTGGACTCCTTGGTGTTTAAAGAACGTCCTAATGATAGCGGGTTTCGAGATACTTTATGTCTCTGCTTGGATGCAGCCAAATGTTATAGCTACCTATAATACATGGAAGATCACTTTTGTTTGTCAAAAAACCGGTAAAGTCTTGAGTCATATTAATAATAAATGA